The proteins below come from a single Peromyscus leucopus breed LL Stock chromosome 13, UCI_PerLeu_2.1, whole genome shotgun sequence genomic window:
- the Ptma gene encoding prothymosin alpha, with protein MSDAAVDTSSEITTKDLKEKKEVVEEAENGRDAPANGNANEENGEQEAENEVDEEEEEGGEEEEEEEEGDGEEEDGDEDEEAEAPTGKRVAEDDEDDDVDTKKQKTDEDD; from the exons ATGTCAGACGCGGCCGTGGACACCAGCTCCGAGATCACCACCAAG GActtgaaggagaagaaggaagttgtggaggaggcagagaatggaAGAGACGCACCTGCCAACGGGAATGCT AATGAGGAGAATGGGGAGCAGGAGGCTGAAAACGAGgtagatgaagaggaggaggaaggtggggaggaagaggaggaggaggaagaaggcgaCG gtgaggaagaggatggagatgaagatgaggaagctgaggccccTACGGGCAAGCGGGTAGCTGAAGATGATGAG GATGACGATGTTGACACCAAGAAGCAGAAGACTGACGAGGATGACTAG
- the Pde6d gene encoding retinal rod rhodopsin-sensitive cGMP 3',5'-cyclic phosphodiesterase subunit delta isoform X3, which yields MEKFRLEQKVYFKGQCLEEWFFEFGFVIPNSTNTWQSLIEAAPESQMMPASVLTGNVIIETKFFDDDLLVSTSRVRLFYV from the exons ATGGAAAAATTCCGCCTGGAACAAAAAGTTTACTTCAAAGGGCAATGCCTAGAAG agTGGTTCTTCGAGTTTGGCTTTGTGATCCCTAACTCCACAAATACCTGGCAGTCCTTGATAGAAGCAGCACCTGAGTCCCAGATGATGCCCGCCAGCGTCCTAAC GGGCAATGTCATCATAGAGACAAAGTTCTTTGACGACGACCTTCTTGTCAGCACGTCCAGGGTGAGGCTTTTCTATGTCTGA